In Nissabacter sp. SGAir0207, the genomic stretch GGGATAGAGGGTCTGGATAAGCTGTCGCAGCTCAGGGAGGGACATGTTCTCCTGCCGGGCGTGGGTGTCGTTTAGCTCGGAAGGGGCCACTGGCGTTACGGCAAGCACGCGCAGATGGCAGAAGACGCCGCCATCCTCAAGGCGCGAGACGCACAACACCTCACCCGGCGTAACGTCGGCCTCAAGGCTGTCACGCAGGGTAATGGTTTTGCGGCCGGCCAGGATGTCATCCTGGAAGCGGCCATAGAAGGTAAAGGATCGCATGGCATCACTCCTTGATGGCGTCAGGCTCAGGCGGCCTGATTGTCGCTGTCCGCCGCCTCTTTGCCGCGGCCCTTGGGCTTCAGGCGCGCCGGCTCTTCAGCACCCTCTTCCGCTTTGCTCGCCAGCACGCTCTCCAGCGAACCGCCGCGCAGGATCTGGGTCAGCGGATCTTTATGCTCGGCCAGGAAGAAGCTCAGGCTTTCACGCTCGCCCTCCTCCATCTCCAGTGCGGAATGGGCCAGCCATTCAGACAGGGTATCGGCCAGATCCAGCATCTTGTCGTAAGCGTCAGCCTCTTTCTTGGTCGCAAACGTCATCTTTTCCTCGCCTTGTCGCACCACGACATATTTCACTTCAACCGTCATGAGTGTTAATCCTCTTAATGGCACACTACTGTATAGATATACAGTTTAAGGAAAATAGGACGGGGAGGCAAGCCCTTTCGCACAAACCGGAACCCGCCTCCCAAAAAATAAATTACTTCAATAACCGGGCTTTACAGCTTTTGCCTTTGATTTTACCTTGCTGGAGCTGCGAGAGCGCACGACGGACGCTGGCACGGCGGATCGCCACATAGGCATGTATCGGGAACATGTCGATTTTGCCGACTTCCGCCGCCGTCAGCCCGGCGTCACCGGTCAGCGCGCCAAGGATATCGCCGGGGCGGATTTTCGCCTTGCGGCCGCCATCGATGCAGAGCGTAGCCATCTCTGGCTCGAGCGCCACGGACGGGGTCGCCATCAGCTTGTCAGCCGGCTGCCACTGGGTGCGGATGGCGAGGTAATCCTCCAGCGCGTGCACGCGTACCATCTCCTGTGGGGCGCAGAAGCTGACCGCTACACCGGCCGTACCCGCGCGGCCAGTACGGCCAATGCGGTGGACGTGCACCTCGGGGTCGAAGGAGAGCTCGTAGTTCACCACCAGCTCCAGATCCTTGATGTCGAGGCCGCGCGCGGCGACATCGGTCGCCACCAGCACCCGGCAGCTGCGGTTGGCGAAGCGCACCAGCACCTGATCGCGGTCACGCTGCTCCAGGTCGCCGTGCAGGGCCAGCGCGCTGATGTTCTCGGCAGCCAGCGCGTCGGCCACCTCCTGACAATCGCGTTTGGTGTTGCAGAACACCACACACGAGGCCGGCTGGTAGTGGCGCAGGGTGCCGGTCAGCAGGCGCAGGCGTTTGTCGCGGCTGGTCTCGATGAAAATCTGTTCAATGGAGGGCGGCTGCTCACCGCCGTCGATCTCAATCGTCAGCGGCTCGCGCTGGACACGGGCGCTGATGCGGGCGATCCCCTCCGGGTAGGTGGCGGAGAACAGCAGGGTCTGGCGCTGCGGCGGGGTGTAGCGGATCACCTCGTCGATGTCATCGCTGAAGCCCATATCGAGCATACGATCGGCCTCATCCAACACCAGCAGGCGCAGTGCGTCCAGGTTCAGCGTCTGCTTGCGCAGGTGCTCCTGTACCCGGCCCGGCGTGCCGACCACGATATGCGGCGGGCGCACCAGCGAATCAAGCTGCGGGCCAATGGGCTGGCCGCCGCACAGGGTCAGGATCTTGATGTTCTGGGTGAAGCGCGCGAGGCGGCGCAGCTCTTTGCTCACCTGATCCGCCAGCTCGCGGGTTGGGCAGAGCACCAGCGCCTGAGTGAGGTACTGGCCAGCGACAATCTTGTCCAGCAGGCCAATGCCGAAGGCAGCGGTTTTGCCGCTGCCGGTCTGTGCCTTGGCACGGACGTCACGGCCATCGAGGATGGCCGGCAGGGCGGCGGCCTGTACCGGGGTCATGGTGGCGTAACCCAGTTCCGCCAGATTGTCGAGTTGCTCCGCCGGCAGCGGCAGGGAAGAAAATGGGAGTGTGCTCAAGACAGTCGCTCTTATGATGGAAAAAAAGGGGGGCGGGCGTGTGCTGCAATACAGTCAGTTCCGGCAAGCGCCCATCATAGCAGAGAGCGGGCCGGGCGCGGTAACCCGGCGGGGGCCTGGGGCAAAAAAACCCGCGCCGGGCGGGTTTTCAGGCGCTCACCGCACGGGGCGGCAACGCGCAGTCAGATGGCAACCACGTTGGCAGCCGATGGGCCACGCGGGGTCTCCTGTACGGAGAACTCCACCTGCTGCCCTTCCGCCAGGGTTTTGAAGCCGTCGCTGACGATCGCCGAGAAGTGGACGAAGAGGTCATTGGAACCGTCAGCCGGGGTGATGAAGCCGAAGCCTTTGGATTCGTTGAACCACTTCACGTGGCCAGTTTTCTTGCTCATGGCGTTTTCCTTCATTGGTAAGTCTGCCCGCAGGCGCGAGACGCCCTGCGCCACAGGCCAGCATCAGGATAACGACACCAGAACCGCTGAAAAGCCGGGAGGGCCATCACATAAAAATCGCTCATCCCATTGAGGTACCGCACCTGCTGCCTGCTCCGCAGGACCGGGGAATTAACGCATATTCATGCGGGCAGCGCAAATTTTTCTCCTGTCCTAAGCTATGGATTGTATTGGATTTCCTGCCAAAATGCCCGATGCGTGGATGGCGTGGCCTGCTGTCGGCGCCTAAAAATCGCACATGAACGCGGGCCGAAAAACATCGGTGGGGCTGCACACGCAAACGTTTTCGTTTATACTGCGCGCGTTATTTTGAGTCGAGTCAGTCAACCCTGAAACAGATAGGTAAGCTATGTTGATCCTTGGAACTGCCCTGCGCCCCTCCGCGACCCGTGTCATGCTGTTAGGCTCGGGTGAATTAGGTAAAGAAGTGGCCATTGAGTGCCAGCGTCTTGGCCTGGAAGTCATCGCCGTTGACCGCTATGCCGATGCCCCGGCCATGCACGTCGCCCACCGCAGCCACGTGATCAATATGCTGGATGGCGACGCGCTGCGCGCCGTGATTGAGCGCGAGCGTCCTGACTTTATCGTGCCGGAGATTGAGGCCATCGCCACCAGTATGCTGGTGACGCTGGAGCAGGAGGGCCACCACGTGGTGCCGAGCGCCGAGGCCACCCGCCTGACCATGAACCGCGAGGGCATCCGTCGTCTGGCGGCGGAGACCCTGGGCCTGCCTACTTCCAGCTACCGCTTTGCCGACAGCGAAAGCGCTTTCCGCCAGGCCGTGGAGGAGATTGGCCTGCCCTGCATCATCA encodes the following:
- a CDS encoding YebG family protein, giving the protein MTVEVKYVVVRQGEEKMTFATKKEADAYDKMLDLADTLSEWLAHSALEMEEGERESLSFFLAEHKDPLTQILRGGSLESVLASKAEEGAEEPARLKPKGRGKEAADSDNQAA
- a CDS encoding cold shock domain-containing protein — protein: MSKKTGHVKWFNESKGFGFITPADGSNDLFVHFSAIVSDGFKTLAEGQQVEFSVQETPRGPSAANVVAI
- the dbpA gene encoding ATP-dependent RNA helicase DbpA, producing MSTLPFSSLPLPAEQLDNLAELGYATMTPVQAAALPAILDGRDVRAKAQTGSGKTAAFGIGLLDKIVAGQYLTQALVLCPTRELADQVSKELRRLARFTQNIKILTLCGGQPIGPQLDSLVRPPHIVVGTPGRVQEHLRKQTLNLDALRLLVLDEADRMLDMGFSDDIDEVIRYTPPQRQTLLFSATYPEGIARISARVQREPLTIEIDGGEQPPSIEQIFIETSRDKRLRLLTGTLRHYQPASCVVFCNTKRDCQEVADALAAENISALALHGDLEQRDRDQVLVRFANRSCRVLVATDVAARGLDIKDLELVVNYELSFDPEVHVHRIGRTGRAGTAGVAVSFCAPQEMVRVHALEDYLAIRTQWQPADKLMATPSVALEPEMATLCIDGGRKAKIRPGDILGALTGDAGLTAAEVGKIDMFPIHAYVAIRRASVRRALSQLQQGKIKGKSCKARLLK
- the yqfB gene encoding N(4)-acetylcytidine aminohydrolase, with amino-acid sequence MRSFTFYGRFQDDILAGRKTITLRDSLEADVTPGEVLCVSRLEDGGVFCHLRVLAVTPVAPSELNDTHARQENMSLPELRQLIQTLYPDIQQLYCIEFALC